The sequence GTTTTCAGGAAGGTGTCTCACAGTGGAATCCTACCTATGTAGGGTTCTGGGCTTTCTTTGAAACAAAACTTGAAATACTGTTAGTGCTAGCAGTGTTGCGAGATGCTCACTTGTACTTTCTAACTGTCCAGTCACAACCTTCAGGTATGGTCTGACAACCTCTGGAATCTCATTTGTCTTTAATGCCGGAGCCCACCATGCTCCAGCCTCTAATGTCCTGTTCTTAAAAAGTGAGATCATCCTCAGTTCTCTCTCACACATCTCTTCATCTGTTTCCATTGCCTTCAAGCTACAGCAGTGTATCAGAGCCCCCACATTAGCAGAAGTTTCTTCCCATCAAAGCAGAAGGTGGTCCCTGCTTTCCTCAAGCGGTTTGCCATGCCCTTCTTTTTAGCTGCTTGACGTTTGAGAGTCCCACTCCATCTAGCTAAATAAACTTCCCCAATGTCTCAGTCCTAGGCTGAGTGAATACTTTATAGCCCTGTCTGGCATAGCAAGTAAAAGTGAATTTTGGCTTTTGTATCTCAGTGTAGCAAGGTGGTAGAAGTAGTACAGTAAATTCGTATTTTTGCCCTTTTGTTACAATGCTTTTTGAGAGCCTTGTATTTGTGAGCGCACGTTGATAAGGCAGGGTCAAATTTTCCAAATGTAACTCAACTATTTCCAGAAGTAATAAATGTCATTTCTtgagagggaagaacagagcacCCAAGTCTTTTACTTTTGCAAAACTTGTACCTCAACCCTGCTTTCCTAAATGATAAGTCTCATACcattattttcctttagaaagttACCTGAATCTCACTACTCAGATCACCTTACTCCTCATATTTTACTCCTGTAAAATTCCCAGTTGgacctccttccttttttttttttttttttttttttttaaattctgccaTGTAAAAAGAAATCCAGAGCTTTACCTCCCTGCATGGAAGATGCTTGAGGGGGATTTTATTGATAGGGAAGATACTTTCCCTCTCAATATGTTTAAAAGTTCAGGATGCTGTTCTTCACTGCTGTTCTTACAGGGTGTTTGGTCCTTAGTGTTTACATATTCATGATACCAAATAAAGAAAATCCCAGAGGGCACTTTTATAACACCTAAGTCCACAGATTTTATACTAAGGTTCCATTTTATAGTTAGATAAAAACAagggataccttttttttttttatttttatttcctgtggcAAACTTTACAATGAATAGACCACTGCTTGCAGGATGCTTCTAGTTAGGCATCTAGGAGAGAGGGATAACTTAAGCTTCCTTGTCTGCTACTGTCAGCACTTCCTGCCACACATGTGCTTGGTCATGTGTTACAGAAGTGCCAACATAAGTTATGTGGTCTTCCTATCTGAGTAGTGTCAAGACAATGACTTTCTAGTCATCTTTTATTTGGAAGGCTTTGTGTAATAATGTGATTCCATTATACTCTCTATTCCTAGGAAACTGGCTTAGCCTGCCAAGTGCTATTTTTGGAGAGACTTCTAGAGCTGGATACTGAGAAAGGCACTTGAGTGATTTCTGGAAAGAATGGAAGATTATCAGTAAAAGATGCCCAAAACATCtgcttctgttctttaaaaaaaaaaaaaaaataacacacacacataacaaAAGTGCCCAGATACTAGGTCAGTGAGCACTTTGGGATATACCGTAGTGAgtgttcttcagaaaaatgtgaCGTTTTCTGGATGTCGTAGAGTTGTCTGTGAATAATAATTAATATCATGACTTTGTTCTCTTTCAGAAAGATGCTACTGTGTGGCGTAAACCATCAGAAGAATTCAGTGGATACCTGTAAGTTTGCCTTCAGACCAGATACACATTTTTATGGTTCTACAAATGTGCTTTAGAGAATTTAGGACATGAAGGGGCTAGGTGGATCATTTACCATGCCTCTTGGCTGTGCAAAGGCCTGTACcatttctttttagttttataaTTCAAAGCTTTAGTCTTGCATGTTGTCTAAAATAACTAAAAGTGAACACTATGGAACATACCACAGAACTCGCATTGGCTTAAGTTGACAACGTTGTATTCCCAGACTTTTTAGAAAGATGATCTGTAAACCACAGAATCAAGTCCAGGTTCAGTAGCTCCCAGGTGTTACTGAGGGACAGCCCACCTCTTACAGTACTTGTACTGTCACAGCAACTGTGCAACAACAATAGAGTAAGACATCAAGGACATAACTGTGGGAAAGATGTGTGCCATAAACACACATCTGTGTGTTTCTGTGACCTTCTGTGACTGATTTCTATAGCTATCTGTAGGTTTAGCAGGAGAAATAGTAACTAGAAAACAGCAGTATCTGTATGTTTAGCAGGAGAAATAGtaactagaaaacagcaggctgaagaaaggaaaagtataGTGTTTGAAAGTATCTCAGGGACTGATACGCTCTGGGAACTACGAGTCCTGTTGAATCTGTACGAACTGTTAAGCCCAGACACCAAGTCTACTGAATCTGTACAGGGCCACCAGCACACAGCCTGTTGCTGATCCAGTGTGCAACTTAAACCACAGCCGAGAGGGCCATGGCTTCGTTATGCAGATGAAGACTGCAAGGTTATATATACACCTGATGAAATAAAGGGTCTTTTGAGGGACTTTCCAAACACCTGCCTAGAAACTACTGGCATGTTAATGTAGCAGTCCTCCACTTCTGAGCATGTGAGTGGGGTTGGCCTCACTGCTTTTGCTCCAATCACATAACTGAGTGAATGTGAGTGAATAAATGAATGTGTTTTCTGAATAATTATCTGCTCTTAATAATAGCAGTGTAATGaataagaaatgttttgaaaataatgattCTGATCAGTTTTCTCCTCTTGAGCAACACGAGGGGCAACATGAGGCCAGGCATCTCAAATTAGCAAGGAGTCTAGTGTTTAATAGCTTAACACCAAATTATCTTCTATGGTAGTCTAATAGGCCACCAAGGCATAACTTAATTCCTTATTATTTTGGTTTTACTGCTGTTGTTTCTACTTCATGAAAATTCTTTTTCCCACATATCCGTGCActcttttctgcttgcttttagtTTCACTTTTCCCTGGAAGACTCCCTTGCTTCCCCTGAGACAGCAGCAAAATGACAAgttgttttagaaataaatacgATGATTTTCATTGGAGAAAAGAATTTGCAGTTGTTTCAGAAACGCAGGTTGCAGCTTAAGCACAAAGCTTCTCAGAATACCATTTATTGCAGTGGAAAGGAATAGATACACCAATAGGTCTTTTTCCATACTGCCTTTCTGATAAAATTGTATACTGATTACAACCCCAAGTAGCAAGGTAAGCACACAGTAAGTGTGCTGTTGCAAACTAATGGAAGGCTTGGAAAGAACTTCtcacttttaaatataaacttatgTTTCTCTAGCTACAAAGCTCAAGGAGTGGTAGAAGACGTTACTAACAGAATAGTGGATCATATTCGCCCTGGACCTTACAGGCTAGACTGGGACAGCTTAATGACTACAATGGACATCATAGAAACATTTGAAGAGGTAAAGATTTGTTTAGATTCATAAAGAAAATGTGTATAGGTGCCTATGTGAATTCAACAGTGCAGCAAAGCAGTTATCACTATTTGCTGGAACATTAGCCTAAGGAGTTGGGCACTTTTCTACATATGCGTGTGATTTTTTACATAAGCTCAGATGGGAGGGGGTTGTCTTCACAGTCCTATTCTGAAGCCTGAAGTTCAGCTTTCCATCAATGCTAGAAATGAGGATACTAAGGATAATAAGGAAATAAGGAGTAAAACTAGGAAGATCATGATTCTCTCAGATCTGGGAGCTCTAGTaccctttgaaaaaaatttgcataCAGAGAGAACTGCAGCGTGGTATTTTATATCCCGAAGACTTTTTatgcagcttgctttcttctgttcCACAAGGTATATAACTGTGGGTGTTAAAACTCCACGCATACTTTTACAGAAACTACAGCCTCTTCCTGCTCCCAAAAGGCTGACTTCACTatgtggcagggctttgtgctgggAGCCAGAATAGTTCAAACTGAGGGATGGGACTTGCAGAAGAAAGGTAGGTTTGAAGCTGATTATATATGCCAGCTGGTAGCTTTATTTTGGTTACTGGGGACATTCAGTCCAGAATTTCAAAAGTCTGTGGGCTTCTGGCATAAACGCTAATTAATCATCTTTTGCTGTGGCGCTTAAGGAAGAGCTATATGGCAAAGGTTTTTTGCTAAGTatttacaaaaacaaattttgtgaTCAAGCAATATTTACAGAAACCCTAAATGTCTCTTACGAATGCCTTTCTGAAGACTTGTTTGCATTCTGCTTTATTATCCACTTTGTGGATTATAAGCGCTTTACAGAGGCTCCTAGTACTGAAAGTGGCCTTCTGGGATTTATTCCTGGTCCTTTCAGACTTGCTAAGTGGTGGGTAAGCCACATAAAAGCCACGTGGCTTTTAGTTCCCAGTCCTTGACTTACAGTTCTCTTGTTTTAGTCAGTATGGTTTAAAGGTGCCGGATATTCTCAGCTCCTGCAGGTCTCAGTTGCAGAATGCAAGTCCTTGCAAACTTCCAGCATTTAGATGACACCTTCCTTCAGACCTTACTGGAGTTGTCTGCCCAGTGTGGAGTTGTCTGCCCAGTGTGGAGTTGAGGACAGAGGCTGCCAGTGAAGGACATGGCCTTTGTGGAAAAAACTAGGCataaattttcctttcattacactaagatctttttgttttcctgtgctctTCATTGTGTCACTCGACAAGAATTGCTGTGTGATGCGTTACACCACTGCGGGCCAGCTCTGGAACATCATAGCACCGAGAGAGTTTGTTGATTTCTCTTATACTACAAGCTATGAAAATGGCCTTCTAACATGTGGTAAGGCAACATTCAGTTctgcttatttcttattttgcaaCAGCTGCTTGGCTTAAGACATAATTCCAGTTTAGTTTAGTTCTGTACTACTTTTATACTTAAGCGTTCAAAAACTGCATAAGATGTTTTCCAAGAAGTATATCAAAGGTATTTGAACATTTTGCAGATTTAAAGCAGTGTGCAAATACCAACTTATCCATGAGCCATCCCTGTGTATTGAAGTACCATTTACACCAGCTGTGGGACAGGAGTGGTAGAGACAAGCTGAGCGATCTGCTCTAGCTCATACAGCAGACTAGGTGAAATAACAGCTGGCTAGTAAATGAGAGGAATATCTTTTTAATGTTAGAATTTCTGATTATCAAGTTCCGGTCATCTTCTAAATGAAGAATAGACAACTTTCATTCATGAAAGTACCCGAAAAACTTTATGCGTCTATCACTACTACTCAATTCCCCACGCAAGAACTTGTACTTTTTAGATTTACTGtgcctttatttttcatctgtctcaaattctttttttttttaaatttgttttgtttttctcaataGGTATAAGCCTAGACTATGGAGAAGTGAGACCCAATTTTGTCCGTGGATTCAATCACCCTTGTGGTTGGTTCTGCGTCCCACTTAAGGACTACCCTAGCCACAGTCTTTTGACGGGTTATATTCAGACTGAACTGCGAGGGATGCTACCACAATCTGCAGTGGACACTGCCATGGCTAGTACCCTGACTAATTTCTACTCTGACCTCAAAAAGGCACTGAAAACATAGTTAAACTGACTTAGAAGACCATGCGTTTCTTGCAATCGAATTACATTGTACAGTTTAGCATAGGTTAGCTACTCAGTTCAGAGGCAAGTAGTATTGTTCCCGAATGATACCTGAAGCCTTATGTAGAGAGATCCAAACAACTTCACAAAGTACTTTTTGATCCGATACCTAGCCGGACTGCATACATTCCTAATTCACAGCACAGAATTTTGTTTCCTGCTCAACACTCTATAGCTGTGTAAAGTATAGTTTGAACATATAAACCCCCTACTTCGACAAGGATAACACAAGATGCGAGCCTGGGCTTTGTAAACGCAGCATGAAGTCAGCTCTCACCAACAGTATTGGGAGCAGAGGCTGCTCAGGATTTTCAGTGGGTACAGGTCACTGTGCAGGCAGCATCTCATTGAATATGTAATTTTATAAtctatttttttatctttaaatatttaagctaTGTAGTTTGTGCAGGTGCATCTAATTTCTATACATTTTACTGATCCATAATAATTCTTGGTTTTTAACAATCTGCTTTGATTTACCATAGGAATGTTatagctgaatttttaaatgatactATTCATTAGAAAGCTATTCGCTTATGTTTGTTAGCTAAAGTAAGTAGCCATTATTGGTATTTCTTCAGTGTTGTGCAACTGTAGCTTAACTGTTGTATGCAACAGTCTCAGTGCATAGATAAAGAAATGCCCTTACAGCTGATCCAAAGCTCATGCAAGTCCTCAGGTGTCTTCCCATAGTTTTCTGTGGGCTTTTAATCACATGCTTAATCATCAAAATAGCAAACCTCACACAGTTCTTAGGTAGTACTCTGCGCTTGGAAATAGCTTTTACTTGGATTGGCATGCAGTTGTGTTACGAGTTTAATTTTTGCATTCCTTAACCAAAAAAACCTGAAGTTACTGAAACTACAGACAGGTCCACTAGCTTGCTTCAACCCAGGCAGTGGTGTAGCCACAACAGCACAGACTTGCTGCATACCTGGGCAGGTAGCCAGGCCCAGCTACCTCAAGCGTGCCTGTGCTGGTGCAGCACACTAGGGTGTTCTGTGGTAATACCAAGACTGATACCTGCAATAAGTGAAGTAAGCAT comes from Struthio camelus isolate bStrCam1 chromosome Z, bStrCam1.hap1, whole genome shotgun sequence and encodes:
- the LOC138060869 gene encoding stAR-related lipid transfer protein 4-like; the encoded protein is MDLLPNSEPLATKLQNALIQYHSIGDSEWRIAKKTKDATVWRKPSEEFSGYLYKAQGVVEDVTNRIVDHIRPGPYRLDWDSLMTTMDIIETFEENCCVMRYTTAGQLWNIIAPREFVDFSYTTSYENGLLTCGISLDYGEVRPNFVRGFNHPCGWFCVPLKDYPSHSLLTGYIQTELRGMLPQSAVDTAMASTLTNFYSDLKKALKT